Proteins encoded in a region of the Triticum dicoccoides isolate Atlit2015 ecotype Zavitan chromosome 3A, WEW_v2.0, whole genome shotgun sequence genome:
- the LOC119267683 gene encoding putative E3 ubiquitin-protein ligase LIN — protein sequence MAGPTPTYSAVVAHASAFLAELIADPLLRRHLLSAAAAADGSGGQHTAATLQALSLISDALDTVPSASPSPSSLRAAERLLLSLPAATPLSCLLSAIASAARRRGGAPSAASAVLDLFVLDPALARHELAPAAFEALFAPRLLAVMRHFATRRASAVAAVASAAQGDEERSDETVALSAMRVLSLMSGAQAHEMRGLEREYEMVLDVNCKAYALYLKKILEAGEAPRMTPPPPPPELVFTTGQHADEYENTGYEEASTDADDGAVSSQNGVRNNPMWAEAEGDMYPRQGSIKGRREMMRPPSLYPQRVAPHLIVQQQKKQPPQVGRGSPASRLRAGYSPATASDESTEDSSSEIYTGKQEKPASSPLSKPRRAQPRADDGARPSPEPSRSPMGGDAELSRHQQQAATTPKDFVCPITSQVFDDPVTLETGQTYERRAIQEWLDRGNATCPITRQHLHGGSLPKTNYVLKRLIAGWREQSPPATPITPPTPATPAVPRTPATARMESPAPAFKINSPSPDATGSQASAPSPTSVIVQATVESAVGELRAAASCLCTSEELAESEKSVLRIERLWREAGAAEQAFFSALAKPAVINGFVEILFNSVSAQVLQVAVFLLAELASRDDGVVQTLTRVDTDVDCLVALFKKGLVEAVVLIFLLSPSVEQLVEMDMGEALVATIRRADEADALNMCVKPKSASVILLSQILTESGVSRESTPPVPRSSLVSERFVRSTALVLEAEQVEVRVAAMRILMRCIGEDGHCRSSIVEKLAVNAVLDAFHVVGDADKFEIVRFLSELLKLKRRSAAERVLRAIKEGSSFSMMHTLLVYLQSTTPEQSPVVAGLLLQLDLLVEPRKISMYREEAMDSLVQCLKNSDFPRSQLLAAETIMNFPGKFSSSGRPLARSALLKLARVKERYRQSQELSVVRGTDGAEDDAAGEEKAASEWERKTAYALVSHEFGLVLEALSECLESKNAELFAASLVCAAWLVHMLSLLPDTGVLGAARVCLLRQLVLVLRSAKHGSDRALAMVALRSFMNDREGMQDITTYIKDVLRTLRELKKSSGLAFEMLKLLSDGQESSIDMWNHKELNNADCSSNGEVTSIVYYKSYIFSGHSDGTLKVWEGSENILRLVQESQEHAKAITSLSILPSEEKLYSGSMDRTIRVWQFRDGLRCAEVYDTRDPVQNLAVASAMACFVPQGAGVKTLSWNGGTPKVLNPSKSVRSMALVHGKLFCGCNDGSIQEIDLASGTLGVIQPGNKRILGKSNPVYSLQVHDGLLYTGSTPLDGASVKIWNSSNYNLVGSIPSAAEVRSLVVSADLVYLGSRNGAVEIWSREKLIKIGALQAGGAGCRVQCMAVDADGDVLVVGTSDGKIQAWGLT from the exons ATGGCAGGGCCTACGCCGACGTACTCCGCCGTCGTGGCGCACGCCTCGGCGTTCCtcgcggagctcatcgccgacccGCTCCTCCGGCGCCACCTCCTCTCCGCCGCAGCCGCCGCGGACGGCAGCGGGGGGCAGCACACGGCCGCGACGCTCCAGGCGCTGTCGCTCATATCGGACGCGCTAGACACGGTACcgtccgcctcgccgtcgccgtcgtcgctccgcGCCGCCGAGCGGCTGCTGCTGTCCCTCCCCGCGGCCACCCCGCTCTCCTGCCTCCTCTCCGCTATCGCGTCGGCAGCGCGACGACGCGGCGGGGCGCCTTCCGCCGCGTCCGCCGTGCTCGACCTCTTCGTCCTCGACCCCGCGCTCGCGCGCCACGAGCTCGCGCCCGCGGCATTCGAGGCGCTCTTCGCGCCGCGCCTCCTCGCCGTCATGCGGCACTTCGCCACGCGCCGCGCGTCGGCCGTCGCCGCCGTGGCTTCCGCGGCGCAGGGCGACGAGGAAAGATCCGACGAGACAGTGGCGCTGTCGGCGATGAGGGTGCTGTCGCTGATGAGCGGCGCCCAGGCGCACGAGATGAGGGGCCTGGAGCGCGAGTACGAGATGGTGCTGGACGTGAACTGCAAGGCCTACGCGCTCTACCTAAAGAAGATCCTCGAAGCCGGCGAGGCGCCACGGAtgacgccgccgcctcctcccccagAGCTTGTATTCACCACCGGACAGCACGCCGACGAGTACGAGAACACCGGCTACGAGGAAGCCTCGACGGACGCCGACGATGGGGCCGTCAGTTCGCAGAATGGCGTACGGAATAAT CCGATGTGGGCGGAGGCGGAGGGCGACATGTACCCGCGGCAGGGCAGCATCAAGGGCCGGAGGGAAATGATGAGGCCGCCGAGCCTGTACCCGCAGCGCGTGGCTCCGCACCTCATAGTGCAGCAGCAGAAGAAGCAGCCGCCGCAGGTCGGCAGAGGAAGCCCGGCGTCCAGACTCCGGGCCGGGTACTCTCCTGCCACGGCTTCCGACGAAAGCACGGAGGATTCTTCATCCGAGATCTACACCGGAAAACAG GAAAAGCCTGCGTCGTCCCCACTGTCCAAGCCACGCAGAGCTCAGCCACGCGCCGACGACGGCGCccgcccctctccggagccctcgaG GTCCCCGATGGGCGGCGACGCCGAGCTGTCGCGGCACCAGCAGCAGGCGGCGACGACGCCCAAGGACTTCGTGTGCCCGATCACGAGCCAGGTCTTCGACGACCCCGTCACGCTCGAGACCGGCCAGACGTACGAGCGCCGCGCCAtacaggagtggctcgaccgcggcaACGCCACCTGCCCCATCACGCGCCAGCACCTCCACGGCGGCAGCCTCCCCAAGACCAACTACGTCCTCAAGCGCCTCATCGCCGGCTGGCGCGAGCAGAGCCCGCCCGCCACGCCGATCACGCCCCCCACGCCCGCCACGCCCGCGGTGCCGAGAACGCCCGCGACCGCGAGGATGGAAAGCCCGGCCCCCGCGTTCAAGATCAACTCGCCGTCCCCGGACGCCACCGGCAGCCAGGCGAGCGCGCCGTCGCCGACCAGCGTCATCGTGCAGGCCACGGTGGAGAGCGCCGTCGGCGAGCTCCGCGCCGCGGCGTCCTGCCTCTGCACGTCCGAGGAGCTGGCCGAGTCGGAGAAGTCGGTCCTCAGGATCGAGCGGCTCTGGCGCGAGGCCGGCGCCGCCGAGCAGGCCTTCTTCTCCGCGCTGGCCAAGCCCGCCGTCATCAACGGCttcgtggagatcctcttcaactccgTCAGCGCGCAGGTGCTGCAGGTGgccgtcttcctcctcgccgagctcGCCTCCCGCGACGACGGCGTCGTGCAGACGCTCACGCGGGTGGACACCGACGTGGACTGCCTGGTCGCGCTGTTCAAGAAAGGGCTCGTCGAGGCcgtcgtgctcatcttcctcctgtCTCCTTCCGTGGAGCAGCTCGTTGAGATGGACATGGGCGAAGCGCTGGTGGCAACCATCCGGCGAGCCGATGAGGCAGACGCGCTCAACATGTGCGTCAAGCCCAAGTCCGCGTCAGTGATCCTCCTGAGCCAGATTCTCACAGAATCAGGCGTCAGCCGGGAGAGCACGCCGCCGGTGCCGAGGTCCTCTCTGGTGTCTGAGAGGTTCGTTAGGAGCACGGCGCTGGTCTTGGAGGCCGAGCAGGTGGAGGTAAGGGTGGCCGCAATGAGGATCCTGATGCGATGCATCGGGGAAGACGGCCACTGCCGGAGCAGCATCGTGGAGAAGCTGGCGGTGAACGCCGTCCTAGACGCCTTCCACGTCGTCGGCGACGCCGACAAGTTCGAAATCGTGCGGTTCCTCTCCGAGCTTCTGAAGCTGAAAAG GCGATCGGCCGCGGAACGTGTGCTTCGGGCGATCAAAGAGGGGAGCTCCTTCAGCATGATGCACACGCTCCTCGTGTATCTGCAGTCCACGACGCCGGAGCAGAGCCCCGTCGTTGCCGGACTTCTTCTTCAGCTCGATCTCTTG GTGGAGCCGAGGAAGATAAGCATGTACCGCGAGGAGGCGATGGACAGCCTCGTGCAGTGCCTCAAGAACTCGGATTTCCCGAGGAGCCAGCTCCTCGCCGCCGAGACCATCATGAACTTCCCCGGAAAGTTCTCGTCGTCGGGGCGGCCGCTCGCCCGGTCGGCCCTGCTGAAGCTCGCCAGGGTGAAGGAGAGGTACCGGCAGTCGCAGGAGCTGAGCGTCGTTCGTGGCACCGACGGCGCCGAGGACGACGCCGCCGGGGAGGAGAAGGCGGCGTCGGAGTGGGAGAGGAAGACGGCCTACGCGCTGGTGAGCCACGAGTTCGGGCTGGTGCTGGAGGCCCTGTCCGAGTGCCTGGAGAGCAAGAACGCGGAGCTGTTCGCGGCGAGCCTCGTGTGCGCGGCATGGCTCGTCCACATGCTCTCCCTCCTCCCGGACACCGGCGTGCTCGGCGCCGCGCGTGTCTGCCTGCTCCGGCAGCTTGTGCTCGTCCTCAGGTCCGCCAAGCACGGCAGCGACCGCGCCCTCGCCATGGTGGCGCTGAGGAGCTTCATGAACGACCGCG AGGGAATGCAAGACATCACGACGTACATCAAGGACGTGCTGAGAACACTGAGGGAGCTCAAGAAATCGTCCGGCCTAGCGTTCGAGATGCTGAAGCTACTGTCAGATGGTCAGGAGTCTAGCATC GACATGTGGAACCACAAGGAGCTGAACAACGCCGACTGCAGCTCGAACGGCGAGGTCACGTCGATCGTTTACTACAAGAGCTACATCTTCTCCGGGCACTCTGATGGAACACTAAAG GTCTGGGAGGGAAGCGAGAACATCCTTCGGCTCGTCCAGGAATCCCAGGAGCACGCGAAAGCCATCACCAGCTTGTCAATCCTGCCTTCGGAGGAGAAGCTGTACAGCGGATCCATGGACAGAACTATCAGG GTTTGGCAGTTCCGGGACGGCCTCCGGTGCGCGGAGGTGTACGACACGAGGGACCCCGTGCAGAACCTGGCGGTGGCGAGCGCCATGGCCTGCTTCGTGCCGCAGGGCGCTGGCGTGAAGACGCTGAGCTGGAACGGCGGCACCCCCAAGGTGCTGAACCCGAGCAAGTCCGTGCGGTCCATGGCGCTGGTGCACGGCAAGCTCTTCTGCGGCTGCAACGACGGCAGCATCCAGGAGATCGACCTGGCCAGCGGCACGCTGGGCGTCATCCAGCCCGGGAACAAGAGGATCCTCGGCAAGTCCAACCCGGTCTACTCCCTGCAGGTCCACGACGGGCTGCTCTACACCGGGAGCACCCCTCTCGACGGCGCGTCCGTCAAG ATATGGAACAGCTCGAACTACAACCTGGTTGGGTCGATACCGTCGGCGGCGGAGGTGCGGTCACTGGTGGTGAGCGCGGACCTGGTGTACCTGGGCTCAAGGAACGGCGCCGTGGAGATCTGGTCCAGGGAGAAGCTCATCAAGATCGGCGCTCTTCAGGCCGGCGGCGCCGGCTGCCGGGTCCAGTGCATGGCGGTGGACGCCGACGGGGACGTCCTCGTCGTCGGAACGTCTGACGGCAAAATTCAG GCTTGGGGATTGACTTGA